The Desmodus rotundus isolate HL8 chromosome 3, HLdesRot8A.1, whole genome shotgun sequence genome includes a region encoding these proteins:
- the PACSIN2 gene encoding protein kinase C and casein kinase substrate in neurons protein 2 isoform X4 produces MSVTYDDSVGVEVSSDSFWEVGNYKRTVKRIDDGHRLCSDLMNCLHERARIEKAYAQQLTEWARRWRQLVEKGPQYGTLEKAWVAIASEAEGVSELHLQVKAALMNEDFEKIKNWQKEAFHKQMMGGFKETKEAEDGFRKAQKPWAKKLKEVEAAKKAYHTACKEEKLAISRENNSKVDPSLNPEQLKKLQDKVEKCKQDVLKTKEKYEKALKELGQGTPQYMENMEQAFEQCQQFEEKRLRFFREVLLEVQKHLDLSNVASYKNIYCDLEQTIKAADAVEDLRWFRANHGPGMSMNWPQFEEWSADMNRTLSRREKKKTTDGVTLTGINQTGDQALQNKPSSVSSFEKTQSYPADWSDEESNNPFSSTDANGDSNPFDEDAASGTEVRVRALYDYEGQEHDELSFKAGDELTKIEDEDEQGWCKGRLDNGQVGLYPANYVEAIQ; encoded by the exons GTTGGGAACTACAAGCGGACTGTGAAGCGGATCGACGACGGCCACCGCCTGTGCAGCGACCTCATGAACTGCCTGCACGAGCGGGCGCGCATCGAGAAGGCATACGCGCAGCAGCTCACCGAGTGGGCCCGGCGCTGGCGGCAGCTCGTGGAGAAGG GGCCCCAGTACGGGACGCTGGAGAAGGCCTGGGTGGCCATTGCATCCGAGGCGGAGGGGGTGAGCGAGCTGCACCTGCAGGTGAAGGCCGCGCTGATGAACGAGGACTTCGAGAAGATCAAGAACTGGCAGAAGGAGGCCTTCCACAAGCAGATGATGGGCGGCTTCAAGGAGACCAAGGAGGCCGAGGACGGCTTTCGGAAGGCACAGAAGCCCTGGGCCAAGAAGCTGAAAGAG GTAGAAGCAGCAAAGAAAGCCTACCACACAGCATGCAAAGAGGAGAAGTTGGCGATATCACGAGAAAACAACAGCAAAGTGGACCCATCCCTCAACCCTGAACAGCTTAAGAAATTgcaagacaaagtagaaaaatgcAAGCAAGATGTTCTGAAG ACCAAAGAGAAGTATGAGAAGGCCCTGAAGGAGCTGGGCCAGGGCACACCGCAGTACATGGAGAACATGGAGCAGGCCTTCGAGCAGTGCCAGCAGTTCGAGGAGAAGCGCCTGCGCTTCTTCCGGGAAGTTCTGCTGGAGGTTCAGAAGCACCTCGACCTGTCCAATGTGGCCAG CTACAAAAACATTTACTGCGACCTGGAGCAGACCATCAAAGCGGCTGATGCGGTGGAAGACCTGAGGTGGTTCAGAGCCAACCACGGACCAGGCATGTCCATGAACTGGCCGCAGTTTGAG GAGTGGTCTGCGGACATGAATCGAACACTCAGccggagagagaagaagaagaccacTGATGGCGTCACCCTGACGGGCATCAACCAGACGGGCGACCAGGCTCTGCAGAACAAGCCCAGCAG CGTGAGCAGCTTCGAGAAGACGCAGAGCTACCCCGCCGATTGGTCCGACGAAGAGTCCAACAACCCATTCTCCTCCACGGACGCCAATGGGGACTCCAACCCGTTCGACGAGGATGCCGCCTCGGGGACGGAGGTGCGGGTCCGAGCGCTGTACGACTACGAGGGGCAGGAGCACGACGAGCTGAGCTTCAAAGCGG GGGACGAGCTGACCAAGATAGAGGACGAGGATGAGCAGGGCTGGTGCAAGGGACGCTTGGACAATGGCCAGGTCGGCCTGTACCCAGCCAATTACGTCGAGGCCATCCAGTGA
- the PACSIN2 gene encoding protein kinase C and casein kinase substrate in neurons protein 2 isoform X3, which produces MSVTYDDSVGVEVSSDSFWEVGNYKRTVKRIDDGHRLCSDLMNCLHERARIEKAYAQQLTEWARRWRQLVEKGPQYGTLEKAWVAIASEAEGVSELHLQVKAALMNEDFEKIKNWQKEAFHKQMMGGFKETKEAEDGFRKAQKPWAKKLKEVEAAKKAYHTACKEEKLAISRENNSKVDPSLNPEQLKKLQDKVEKCKQDVLKTKEKYEKALKELGQGTPQYMENMEQAFEQCQQFEEKRLRFFREVLLEVQKHLDLSNVASYKNIYCDLEQTIKAADAVEDLRWFRANHGPGMSMNWPQFEEWSADMNRTLSRREKKKTTDGVTLTGINQTGDQALQNKPSSDLSVPSNPPRSAQSLSSYNPFEDEDDTGSTVSEKEDIKPKNVSSFEKTQSYPADWSDEESNNPFSSTDANGDSNPFDEDAASGTEVRVRALYDYEGQEHDELSFKAGDELTKIEDEDEQGWCKGRLDNGQVGLYPANYVEAIQ; this is translated from the exons GTTGGGAACTACAAGCGGACTGTGAAGCGGATCGACGACGGCCACCGCCTGTGCAGCGACCTCATGAACTGCCTGCACGAGCGGGCGCGCATCGAGAAGGCATACGCGCAGCAGCTCACCGAGTGGGCCCGGCGCTGGCGGCAGCTCGTGGAGAAGG GGCCCCAGTACGGGACGCTGGAGAAGGCCTGGGTGGCCATTGCATCCGAGGCGGAGGGGGTGAGCGAGCTGCACCTGCAGGTGAAGGCCGCGCTGATGAACGAGGACTTCGAGAAGATCAAGAACTGGCAGAAGGAGGCCTTCCACAAGCAGATGATGGGCGGCTTCAAGGAGACCAAGGAGGCCGAGGACGGCTTTCGGAAGGCACAGAAGCCCTGGGCCAAGAAGCTGAAAGAG GTAGAAGCAGCAAAGAAAGCCTACCACACAGCATGCAAAGAGGAGAAGTTGGCGATATCACGAGAAAACAACAGCAAAGTGGACCCATCCCTCAACCCTGAACAGCTTAAGAAATTgcaagacaaagtagaaaaatgcAAGCAAGATGTTCTGAAG ACCAAAGAGAAGTATGAGAAGGCCCTGAAGGAGCTGGGCCAGGGCACACCGCAGTACATGGAGAACATGGAGCAGGCCTTCGAGCAGTGCCAGCAGTTCGAGGAGAAGCGCCTGCGCTTCTTCCGGGAAGTTCTGCTGGAGGTTCAGAAGCACCTCGACCTGTCCAATGTGGCCAG CTACAAAAACATTTACTGCGACCTGGAGCAGACCATCAAAGCGGCTGATGCGGTGGAAGACCTGAGGTGGTTCAGAGCCAACCACGGACCAGGCATGTCCATGAACTGGCCGCAGTTTGAG GAGTGGTCTGCGGACATGAATCGAACACTCAGccggagagagaagaagaagaccacTGATGGCGTCACCCTGACGGGCATCAACCAGACGGGCGACCAGGCTCTGCAGAACAAGCCCAGCAG CGACCTTAGTGTCCCGAGCAACCCCCCGCGGTCAGCGCAGTCACTGTCCAGCTACAACCCCTTCGAGGACGAGGACGACACGGGGAGCACCGTCAGTGAGAAGGAGGACATTAAGCCCAAAAA CGTGAGCAGCTTCGAGAAGACGCAGAGCTACCCCGCCGATTGGTCCGACGAAGAGTCCAACAACCCATTCTCCTCCACGGACGCCAATGGGGACTCCAACCCGTTCGACGAGGATGCCGCCTCGGGGACGGAGGTGCGGGTCCGAGCGCTGTACGACTACGAGGGGCAGGAGCACGACGAGCTGAGCTTCAAAGCGG GGGACGAGCTGACCAAGATAGAGGACGAGGATGAGCAGGGCTGGTGCAAGGGACGCTTGGACAATGGCCAGGTCGGCCTGTACCCAGCCAATTACGTCGAGGCCATCCAGTGA
- the PACSIN2 gene encoding protein kinase C and casein kinase substrate in neurons protein 2 isoform X2, whose product MSVTYDDSVGVEVSSDSFWEVGNYKRTVKRIDDGHRLCSDLMNCLHERARIEKAYAQQLTEWARRWRQLVEKGPQYGTLEKAWVAIASEAEGVSELHLQVKAALMNEDFEKIKNWQKEAFHKQMMGGFKETKEAEDGFRKAQKPWAKKLKEVEAAKKAYHTACKEEKLAISRENNSKVDPSLNPEQLKKLQDKVEKCKQDVLKTKEKYEKALKELGQGTPQYMENMEQAFEQCQQFEEKRLRFFREVLLEVQKHLDLSNVASYKNIYCDLEQTIKAADAVEDLRWFRANHGPGMSMNWPQFEEWSADMNRTLSRREKKKTTDGVTLTGINQTGDQALQNKPSSVSSFEKTQSYPADWSDEESNNPFSSTDANGDSNPFDEDAASGTEVRVRALYDYEGQEHDELSFKAVAESGFVDYGSPVTRPCSQTFSVECWPPLTRTGCSPPLEKAQRPSTEAGAPRACWPQRRQGPSVTPPPGRHPRPRVQPSQGGWARTASTG is encoded by the exons GTTGGGAACTACAAGCGGACTGTGAAGCGGATCGACGACGGCCACCGCCTGTGCAGCGACCTCATGAACTGCCTGCACGAGCGGGCGCGCATCGAGAAGGCATACGCGCAGCAGCTCACCGAGTGGGCCCGGCGCTGGCGGCAGCTCGTGGAGAAGG GGCCCCAGTACGGGACGCTGGAGAAGGCCTGGGTGGCCATTGCATCCGAGGCGGAGGGGGTGAGCGAGCTGCACCTGCAGGTGAAGGCCGCGCTGATGAACGAGGACTTCGAGAAGATCAAGAACTGGCAGAAGGAGGCCTTCCACAAGCAGATGATGGGCGGCTTCAAGGAGACCAAGGAGGCCGAGGACGGCTTTCGGAAGGCACAGAAGCCCTGGGCCAAGAAGCTGAAAGAG GTAGAAGCAGCAAAGAAAGCCTACCACACAGCATGCAAAGAGGAGAAGTTGGCGATATCACGAGAAAACAACAGCAAAGTGGACCCATCCCTCAACCCTGAACAGCTTAAGAAATTgcaagacaaagtagaaaaatgcAAGCAAGATGTTCTGAAG ACCAAAGAGAAGTATGAGAAGGCCCTGAAGGAGCTGGGCCAGGGCACACCGCAGTACATGGAGAACATGGAGCAGGCCTTCGAGCAGTGCCAGCAGTTCGAGGAGAAGCGCCTGCGCTTCTTCCGGGAAGTTCTGCTGGAGGTTCAGAAGCACCTCGACCTGTCCAATGTGGCCAG CTACAAAAACATTTACTGCGACCTGGAGCAGACCATCAAAGCGGCTGATGCGGTGGAAGACCTGAGGTGGTTCAGAGCCAACCACGGACCAGGCATGTCCATGAACTGGCCGCAGTTTGAG GAGTGGTCTGCGGACATGAATCGAACACTCAGccggagagagaagaagaagaccacTGATGGCGTCACCCTGACGGGCATCAACCAGACGGGCGACCAGGCTCTGCAGAACAAGCCCAGCAG CGTGAGCAGCTTCGAGAAGACGCAGAGCTACCCCGCCGATTGGTCCGACGAAGAGTCCAACAACCCATTCTCCTCCACGGACGCCAATGGGGACTCCAACCCGTTCGACGAGGATGCCGCCTCGGGGACGGAGGTGCGGGTCCGAGCGCTGTACGACTACGAGGGGCAGGAGCACGACGAGCTGAGCTTCAAAGCGG TGGCTGAAAGCGGTTTTGTGGACTACGGCTCCCCAGTCACACGGCCCTGCAGTCAGACATTTTCCGTTGAATGCTGGCCACCGCTCACCAGGACGGGCTGCAGCCCTCCGCTTGAAAAGGCCCAGCGCCCGTCCACGGAGGCTGGGGCGCCCCGCGCATGTTGGCCCCAGAGGCGCCAAGGTCCTTCTGTCACACCCCCTCCTGGAAGACACCCCAGACCCCGCGTCCAGCCCTcccagggaggctgggccagAACAGCCAGCACAGGCTGA
- the PACSIN2 gene encoding protein kinase C and casein kinase substrate in neurons protein 2 isoform X1 produces MSVTYDDSVGVEVSSDSFWEVGNYKRTVKRIDDGHRLCSDLMNCLHERARIEKAYAQQLTEWARRWRQLVEKGPQYGTLEKAWVAIASEAEGVSELHLQVKAALMNEDFEKIKNWQKEAFHKQMMGGFKETKEAEDGFRKAQKPWAKKLKEVEAAKKAYHTACKEEKLAISRENNSKVDPSLNPEQLKKLQDKVEKCKQDVLKTKEKYEKALKELGQGTPQYMENMEQAFEQCQQFEEKRLRFFREVLLEVQKHLDLSNVASYKNIYCDLEQTIKAADAVEDLRWFRANHGPGMSMNWPQFEEWSADMNRTLSRREKKKTTDGVTLTGINQTGDQALQNKPSSDLSVPSNPPRSAQSLSSYNPFEDEDDTGSTVSEKEDIKPKNVSSFEKTQSYPADWSDEESNNPFSSTDANGDSNPFDEDAASGTEVRVRALYDYEGQEHDELSFKAVAESGFVDYGSPVTRPCSQTFSVECWPPLTRTGCSPPLEKAQRPSTEAGAPRACWPQRRQGPSVTPPPGRHPRPRVQPSQGGWARTASTG; encoded by the exons GTTGGGAACTACAAGCGGACTGTGAAGCGGATCGACGACGGCCACCGCCTGTGCAGCGACCTCATGAACTGCCTGCACGAGCGGGCGCGCATCGAGAAGGCATACGCGCAGCAGCTCACCGAGTGGGCCCGGCGCTGGCGGCAGCTCGTGGAGAAGG GGCCCCAGTACGGGACGCTGGAGAAGGCCTGGGTGGCCATTGCATCCGAGGCGGAGGGGGTGAGCGAGCTGCACCTGCAGGTGAAGGCCGCGCTGATGAACGAGGACTTCGAGAAGATCAAGAACTGGCAGAAGGAGGCCTTCCACAAGCAGATGATGGGCGGCTTCAAGGAGACCAAGGAGGCCGAGGACGGCTTTCGGAAGGCACAGAAGCCCTGGGCCAAGAAGCTGAAAGAG GTAGAAGCAGCAAAGAAAGCCTACCACACAGCATGCAAAGAGGAGAAGTTGGCGATATCACGAGAAAACAACAGCAAAGTGGACCCATCCCTCAACCCTGAACAGCTTAAGAAATTgcaagacaaagtagaaaaatgcAAGCAAGATGTTCTGAAG ACCAAAGAGAAGTATGAGAAGGCCCTGAAGGAGCTGGGCCAGGGCACACCGCAGTACATGGAGAACATGGAGCAGGCCTTCGAGCAGTGCCAGCAGTTCGAGGAGAAGCGCCTGCGCTTCTTCCGGGAAGTTCTGCTGGAGGTTCAGAAGCACCTCGACCTGTCCAATGTGGCCAG CTACAAAAACATTTACTGCGACCTGGAGCAGACCATCAAAGCGGCTGATGCGGTGGAAGACCTGAGGTGGTTCAGAGCCAACCACGGACCAGGCATGTCCATGAACTGGCCGCAGTTTGAG GAGTGGTCTGCGGACATGAATCGAACACTCAGccggagagagaagaagaagaccacTGATGGCGTCACCCTGACGGGCATCAACCAGACGGGCGACCAGGCTCTGCAGAACAAGCCCAGCAG CGACCTTAGTGTCCCGAGCAACCCCCCGCGGTCAGCGCAGTCACTGTCCAGCTACAACCCCTTCGAGGACGAGGACGACACGGGGAGCACCGTCAGTGAGAAGGAGGACATTAAGCCCAAAAA CGTGAGCAGCTTCGAGAAGACGCAGAGCTACCCCGCCGATTGGTCCGACGAAGAGTCCAACAACCCATTCTCCTCCACGGACGCCAATGGGGACTCCAACCCGTTCGACGAGGATGCCGCCTCGGGGACGGAGGTGCGGGTCCGAGCGCTGTACGACTACGAGGGGCAGGAGCACGACGAGCTGAGCTTCAAAGCGG TGGCTGAAAGCGGTTTTGTGGACTACGGCTCCCCAGTCACACGGCCCTGCAGTCAGACATTTTCCGTTGAATGCTGGCCACCGCTCACCAGGACGGGCTGCAGCCCTCCGCTTGAAAAGGCCCAGCGCCCGTCCACGGAGGCTGGGGCGCCCCGCGCATGTTGGCCCCAGAGGCGCCAAGGTCCTTCTGTCACACCCCCTCCTGGAAGACACCCCAGACCCCGCGTCCAGCCCTcccagggaggctgggccagAACAGCCAGCACAGGCTGA